The Betta splendens chromosome 4, fBetSpl5.4, whole genome shotgun sequence genome contains a region encoding:
- the si:ch73-40i7.5 gene encoding amyloid-beta A4 precursor protein-binding family A member 3 isoform X1 yields the protein MDSDVCPGDGALGTGDSRQGVAAEDVDSYSLIEPPPLDWRSDCSSETDSADVLDDPGFPPPVDSLDKTSPGEPVLLPLRVSNSETQLNINQKEIKPQPELEDRESVEDSKDFGEVHEQVAFTDVESKVTEGRFDRSGDEDHGRIQTLLSQLQLMGDEPHPSHHIPPPHNQCSSMSELEACAPYLVTDESTETTGLLFSESHQRHLLGLLQCTEIGATPRPTDLPHRGEVDAVVSISYSQEDAQTFWPHSGNGHHCSHRNDSFASLPDDEYPEPVWMKLGEDPPEEEAAAGREHNDDDHPSYKDVPGPCDPDDLLDGVIFGAKYLGSTQLKSDRNPSTNARMAQAQEAVDRIKAPEGESQPMTEVDLFISTQRIKVLTADTQEAMMDHALQMISYIADIGNIVVLMARRKRKGQDDDINSDSQKKCVMICHVFSSEDAQVIAQAIGQAFGVAYQQFLQANGIKASDLRPGEYSDYLESQELYNGDLAHFSNSQNLKDVAITKAPGDILGLAVVESGWGSILPTVVVANLLHGGPAERCGELSIGDRIMSVNGTSLVGLPITTCQNIIRDLKSQKYVKLSIVHCPPVTMAIIKRPDPKFQLGFSVEDGIICSLMRGGIAERGGIRVGHRIIEINGQSVVATPHEKIIQILTNAVGEIHLKTMPASTYRLLTGQEQPVFL from the exons ATGGACTCTGATGTCTGCCCTGGTGATGGAGCCTTGGGGACTGGAGACAGCAGGCAAGGTGTAGCAGCGGAGGATGTGGATTCCTACAGCTTAATCGAGCCTCCTCCATTAGACTGGAGGTCCGATTGCTCCAGTGAGACAGACTCAGCAGACGTCCTGGATGACCCAGGTTTCCCTCCCCCTGTTGATAGCTTGGACAAAACGAGTCCAGGTGAGCCAGTATTACTGCCCTTAAGGGTGAGCAACTCTGAGACGCAACTCAACATAAATCAGAAGGAGATAAAGCCACAACCTGAATTGGAGGACAGAGAAAGTGTCGAAGACTCAAAGGATTTCGGGGAAGTCCATGAACAGGTAGCGTTTACTGATGTGGAAAGTAAAGTCACAGAAGGAAGGTTTGACAGATCAGGTGACGAAGACCACGGGCGCATCCAGACCCTGCTCAGCCAGCTTCAGTTGATGGGTGACGAGCCTCATCCCAGTCATCACATCCCACCGCCCCACAATCAGTGCTCCAGCATGTCTGAGCTGGAAGCATGTGCCCCCTACCTAGTAACAGACGAGAGCACTGAAACCACAGGGCTGCTGTTCTCTGAAAGCCACCAGAGACACCTGCTTGGGTTGCTGCAGTGTACAGAGATCGGTGCTACCCCTCGCCCCACCGATTTGCCCCACAGGGGTGAAGTAGATGCTGTAGTCTCTATTTCCTATAGTCAGGAGGATGCTCAAACGTTCTGGCCACACAGTGGGAATGGTCATCATTGTTCACACAGAAATGACTCATTTGCTTCCTTACCTGACGATGAGTATCCTGAACCAGTGTGGATGAAGCTGGGTGAGGACCCTCcagaagaagaagctgctgctgggagagaacAT aatgatgatgatcatcCTTCATATAAAGATG TGCCCGGTCCTTGTGACCCGGATGACCTGTTGGATGGAGTAATATTTGGTGCTAAGTATTTGGGCTCTACTCAGCTGAAATCAGACAGAAACCCATCTACGAATGCTCGTATGGCCCAGGCTCAGGAGGCTGTGGACAGGATAAAG GCTCCAGAGGGAGAGTCTCAACCTATGACAGAGGTGGATTTGTTCATTTCCACACAGCGAATCAAAGTTCTCACAGCTGACactcag GAAGCTATGATGGATCATGCATTGCAAATGATTTCTTACATTGCTGACATTGGAAACATTGTGGTCCTAATGGCACGAAGGAAGCGTAAAGGACAAGATGATGACATCAATTCTGACTCTCAGAAAAAGTGTGTAATGATCTGCCATGTGTTCTCGTCTGAGGAT GCTCAGGTCATAGCTCAGGCAATTGGTCAGGCATTTGGTGTGGCCTACCAGCAGTTCCTTCAGGCCAATGGCATCAAAGCAAGTGATCTGAGACCTGGCGAGTACAGTGACTACCTGGAAAGCCAAGAGCTATACAATGGAGACCTGGCTCATTTTTCCAACTCCCAGAACCTCAAAGAT GTAGCGATCACTAAGGCTCCTGGAGACATCCTAGGGCTAGCAGTTGTGGAATCAGGCTGGGGCTCCATTCTCCCCACTGTGGTGGTGGCCAACCTGCTTCACGGAGGTCCAGCTGAGCGCTGTGGCGAGCTGAGCATTGGTGATCGCATCATGTCCGTAAATGGCACAAGCCTTGTGGGTCTACCCATCACCACCTGCCAGAACATAATTCGG gaCCTGAAAAGCCAGAAGTATGTGAAGCTCAGCATTGTCCACTGCCCTCCTGTCACCATGGCAATTATCAAACGACCAGATCCCAAGTTTCAGCTGGGCTTCAGTGTGGAGGACGGCATT ATTTGCAGCCTGATGCGTGGCGGCATAGCAGAAAGAGGAGGCATCCGTGTCGGCCACCGCATCATTGAAATAAACGGACAGAGTGTTGTGGCCACACCACATGAAAAAATTATTCAGATCTTAACTAATGCTGTTGGAGAG ATACACTTGAAGACGATGCCAGCCTCAACATATCGACTCTTGACAGGACAGGAACAGCCAGTGTTTCTTTGA
- the si:ch73-40i7.5 gene encoding amyloid-beta A4 precursor protein-binding family A member 3 isoform X2, whose translation MDSDVCPGDGALGTGDSRQGVAAEDVDSYSLIEPPPLDWRSDCSSETDSADVLDDPGFPPPVDSLDKTSPGEPVLLPLRVSNSETQLNINQKEIKPQPELEDRESVEDSKDFGEVHEQVAFTDVESKVTEGRFDRSGDEDHGRIQTLLSQLQLMGDEPHPSHHIPPPHNQCSSMSELEACAPYLVTDESTETTGLLFSESHQRHLLGLLQCTEIGATPRPTDLPHRGEVDAVVSISYSQEDAQTFWPHSGNGHHCSHRNDSFASLPDDEYPEPVWMKLGEDPPEEEAAAGREHNDDDHPSYKDVPGPCDPDDLLDGVIFGAKYLGSTQLKSDRNPSTNARMAQAQEAVDRIKAPEGESQPMTEVDLFISTQRIKVLTADTQEAMMDHALQMISYIADIGNIVVLMARRKRKGQDDDINSDSQKKCVMICHVFSSEDAQVIAQAIGQAFGVAYQQFLQANGIKASDLRPGEYSDYLESQELYNGDLAHFSNSQNLKDVAITKAPGDILGLAVVESGWGSILPTVVVANLLHGGPAERCGELSIGDRIMSVNGTSLVGLPITTCQNIIRDALDGNASMSSGSISV comes from the exons ATGGACTCTGATGTCTGCCCTGGTGATGGAGCCTTGGGGACTGGAGACAGCAGGCAAGGTGTAGCAGCGGAGGATGTGGATTCCTACAGCTTAATCGAGCCTCCTCCATTAGACTGGAGGTCCGATTGCTCCAGTGAGACAGACTCAGCAGACGTCCTGGATGACCCAGGTTTCCCTCCCCCTGTTGATAGCTTGGACAAAACGAGTCCAGGTGAGCCAGTATTACTGCCCTTAAGGGTGAGCAACTCTGAGACGCAACTCAACATAAATCAGAAGGAGATAAAGCCACAACCTGAATTGGAGGACAGAGAAAGTGTCGAAGACTCAAAGGATTTCGGGGAAGTCCATGAACAGGTAGCGTTTACTGATGTGGAAAGTAAAGTCACAGAAGGAAGGTTTGACAGATCAGGTGACGAAGACCACGGGCGCATCCAGACCCTGCTCAGCCAGCTTCAGTTGATGGGTGACGAGCCTCATCCCAGTCATCACATCCCACCGCCCCACAATCAGTGCTCCAGCATGTCTGAGCTGGAAGCATGTGCCCCCTACCTAGTAACAGACGAGAGCACTGAAACCACAGGGCTGCTGTTCTCTGAAAGCCACCAGAGACACCTGCTTGGGTTGCTGCAGTGTACAGAGATCGGTGCTACCCCTCGCCCCACCGATTTGCCCCACAGGGGTGAAGTAGATGCTGTAGTCTCTATTTCCTATAGTCAGGAGGATGCTCAAACGTTCTGGCCACACAGTGGGAATGGTCATCATTGTTCACACAGAAATGACTCATTTGCTTCCTTACCTGACGATGAGTATCCTGAACCAGTGTGGATGAAGCTGGGTGAGGACCCTCcagaagaagaagctgctgctgggagagaacAT aatgatgatgatcatcCTTCATATAAAGATG TGCCCGGTCCTTGTGACCCGGATGACCTGTTGGATGGAGTAATATTTGGTGCTAAGTATTTGGGCTCTACTCAGCTGAAATCAGACAGAAACCCATCTACGAATGCTCGTATGGCCCAGGCTCAGGAGGCTGTGGACAGGATAAAG GCTCCAGAGGGAGAGTCTCAACCTATGACAGAGGTGGATTTGTTCATTTCCACACAGCGAATCAAAGTTCTCACAGCTGACactcag GAAGCTATGATGGATCATGCATTGCAAATGATTTCTTACATTGCTGACATTGGAAACATTGTGGTCCTAATGGCACGAAGGAAGCGTAAAGGACAAGATGATGACATCAATTCTGACTCTCAGAAAAAGTGTGTAATGATCTGCCATGTGTTCTCGTCTGAGGAT GCTCAGGTCATAGCTCAGGCAATTGGTCAGGCATTTGGTGTGGCCTACCAGCAGTTCCTTCAGGCCAATGGCATCAAAGCAAGTGATCTGAGACCTGGCGAGTACAGTGACTACCTGGAAAGCCAAGAGCTATACAATGGAGACCTGGCTCATTTTTCCAACTCCCAGAACCTCAAAGAT GTAGCGATCACTAAGGCTCCTGGAGACATCCTAGGGCTAGCAGTTGTGGAATCAGGCTGGGGCTCCATTCTCCCCACTGTGGTGGTGGCCAACCTGCTTCACGGAGGTCCAGCTGAGCGCTGTGGCGAGCTGAGCATTGGTGATCGCATCATGTCCGTAAATGGCACAAGCCTTGTGGGTCTACCCATCACCACCTGCCAGAACATAATTCGG GATGCACTAGATGGCAACGCTTCCATGTCGAGTGGATCAATATCAGTGTGA
- the pex11g gene encoding peroxisomal membrane protein 11C, producing the protein MQQSLEALVQLLESYRGRDKVIRTVCYGSQLVGGFLSRQAETDVSFQRLGKSLLLFSAQLSQCRTVLRLFDDLAMLAYSQSYGFGATEEDSGVRWISVLTNVADQLYYPCEHVAWAADAELIRVKSDKWWLLSTVLWGTSLLLGILRSLRVLVLLRKKLKTCGSDQDENSRSQLQRQMQEEFLSIISNMADLSNAIHWMPPGFLWAGRFPNWLVGLLGTVSSLIGLMR; encoded by the exons ATGCAGCAGTCTCTGGAGgctctggtccagctgctggagtccTATAGGGGAAGAGATAAAGTT ATCAGGACGGTGTGTTATGGCTCGCAGCTTGTTGGAGGATTTCTTTCTCGTCAGGCAGAAACAGATGTTTCTTTCCAGCGTCTCGGGAAgagtctgctgctgttttcagctCAGCTGAGCCAGTGCAGGACGGTGCTGAGGCTGTTTGACGATCTCGCCATGCTGGCCTACTCCCAAAGCTACGGCTTTGGAGCCACG GAGGAGGACTCAGGCGTACGTTGGATATCGGTGCTGACCAACGTGGCCGACCAGCTCTACTACCCCTGTGAACACGTCGCGtgggctgctgatgctgagctcaTCAGAGTGAAGTCTGATAAGTGGTGGCTGCTTAGCACCGTGCTGTGGGGAACCTCGCTGCTGCTGGGAATACTCAG GTCACTCCGTGTTCTGGTGCTGCTGAGGAAGAAGCTGAAGACTTGTGGGAGTGACCAAGATGAAAACAG TCGCTCTCAGCTCCAGAGACAGATGCAAGAGGAATTTCTCTCCATCATCAGCAACATGGCTGACCTCAGTAATGCCATTCACTGGATGCCACCCGGCTTCCTTTGGGCGGGTCGATTCCCAAACTGGCTGGTTGGGCTGCTGGGCACAGTATCATCACTGATTGGTTTGATGCGGTGA
- the si:ch73-40i7.2 gene encoding FYN-binding protein 1: MEESVDVKALRARFNSKATNSDTSSRDSGSPKSPRPGFGRVAENNPTHLRLSPTVPPPVAGPGLIRFPRMDPMAASIPSRTVFPRPPPPNPAVRASLQQADATRVKQTGEMLQHMMLRHQRPPGVKPAPSPGAAPASAPAPAPAPAQAPVPLPAPATGRAPAPPQPSTPAVSSNVTTLRQQSRQRSGGEVAPLRRPLPPEGHQPLKPKRPPSVNLEPFMKFSRVPALPPPRKSNDSPGPAGRRLSVTAAFSPPAPPVRSSKPRLPRQTASVDIADEQYDDIGSFEKNESWSDNSLQCMDEDGDDLYEFIDEEQLEVNRVNTEKMSKKDAKKQQEQEKKEQLERQKQEKELKKNFQLEGEVEVIHTAKVRHDWSGGGKLDLSVQQGQSVEILRVKNNPGGKWLARSLNGNYGYISNTCVDIDYEAVKRKVLQSRLKMDRSPLPPPPPDPPQLMMDSNNRDSMLQDDDEYDDVQPINECFPPPPPDISIDPKAEKELRKKFKYDGPLRVLHTMMVDPNGIIKKPGGKDLLISQGEILDIIEFTNNKKALCRNRFGKYGYVSRSILLPLEGDIYDDVDYAGDIYDNDSSQTDY; this comes from the exons ATG GAGGAGAGCGTTGACGTCAAGGCGCTGAGGGCCCGCTTCAACAGCAAGGCCACCAACTCGGACACCAGCAGCCGAGACAGCGGCTCCCCGAAGTCCCCGCGGCCTGGGTTTGGGAGGGTGGCGGAGAACAATCCGACGCATCTCAGGCTGTCACCCACGGTTCCGCCTCCGGTGGCCGGACCAGGCTTGATCAGGTTCCCGAGGATGGATCCGATGGCCGCGTCCATCCCGTCCAGAACTGTGTTCCCTCGACCACCGCCCCCCAACCCTGCAGTCAGGGCGTCCCTGCAGCAGGCCGATGCCACCAGGGTCAAGCAGACCGGGGAGATGCTCCAGCACATGATGCTGAGGCACCAGAGGCCTCCAGGCGTCAAGCCGGCCCCATCGCCAGGCGCGGCCCCGGCctcggccccggccccggccccggccccggcccagGCCCCGGTACCGCTCCCGGCCCCGGCCACAGGCAGGGCCCCTGCTCCACCTCAGCCGTCCACACCAGCCGTGTCCTCCAACGTGACCACCCTCCGACAGCAGTCCAGACagaggagcggaggggaggTGGCCCCTCTGAGGAGGCCACTGCCCCCAGAAGGACACCAGCCTCTGAAGCCCAAACGTCCCCCCAGTGTCAACCTCGAGCCTTTCATGAAGTTCAGCCGAGTACCTGCACTTCCCCCACCGAGGAAAAGTAACG ATTCCCCCGGTCCCGCAGGCAGACGGCTGTCTGTGACAGCAGCGTTCAGTCCTCCGGCGCCTCCTGTGCGATCCAGTAAACCCAGGCTGCCACGGCAGACGGCCTCCGT GGACATTGCTGATGAGCAGTACGACGACATTGGAAGCTTTGAGAAGAACG AGTCCTGGAGTGACAACAGTTTGCAATGTATGGATGAG GATGGTGATGACTTGTATGAGTTTATTGATGA agaacagctggaggTGAACCGGGTGAACACGGAGAAGATGAGCAAGAAAGATGCAAAGAAGCAAcaagagcaggagaagaaggagcagctggagcgacagaagcaggagaaagagCTGAAGAAGAACTTTCAG TTGGAAGGAGAGGTGGAAGTTATCCACACAGCCAAAGTCAGACACGACTGGTCTGGAGGGGgaaaactggacctgagcgtacAGCAAGGCCAGAGCGTGGAGATCCTGCGGGTGAAAAACAACCCTGGAGGGAAATGGCTGGCCCGCTCTCTGAATGGAAACT ACGGGTACATCAGTAACACCTGTGTGGATATTGATTATGAGGCAGTGAAGCGCAAAGTGCTCCAGTCCAGACTCAAAATGGACAGATCACCtttacctccacctccaccagacCCCCCACAGCTAATGATGGACTCCAACAACAGAGACAG TATGCTTCAAGACGATG atgAGTATGATGATGTTCAGCCAATAAATGAATGTttccccccacctccacctgatATCAG CATAGATCCTAAAGCGGAGAAAGAGCTACGAAAAAAGTTCAAG TATGATGGTCCGCTCAGGGTTCTGCACACCATGATGGTAGATCCTAACGGCATCATAAAAAAGCCAGGTGGAAAGGACCTACTCATATCTCAGGGGGAAATCCTAGATATCATTGAgttcaccaacaacaagaaaGCTCTGTGTCGCAACCGGTTTGGAAAAT acggTTACGTCTCCAGATCGATTCTTCTTCCTCT AGAAGGAGACATTTATGATGATGTTGACTATGCAGGTG acaTCTATGACAACGACTCTTCCCAAACTGATTATTAA